The Nocardia arthritidis genome has a window encoding:
- a CDS encoding dihydrofolate reductase family protein: protein MRKLVYYVAVSLDGYIAGPNGEFDFYPLSEEMSAWINERYPDTVPAHIRPYFGLAVDAPNKVFDTVIMGRGAYEPGLADGVASPYPHLKQYVVSTTLGKNDYPAVELVDSDPVELVRRLKKEDGKDIWLCGGGNLAGQLIDEIDELIFKSYPVLAGAGIPALTGNFRPNRFRPTQRREFDNGAQVTWFSRS, encoded by the coding sequence ATGCGAAAGCTTGTCTACTACGTGGCGGTGTCGCTCGACGGCTACATTGCCGGGCCGAACGGGGAGTTCGACTTCTACCCACTGTCCGAGGAAATGTCCGCCTGGATCAACGAGCGTTACCCGGATACGGTGCCGGCCCATATCCGTCCGTACTTCGGGCTTGCCGTCGACGCACCGAACAAGGTGTTCGACACGGTCATAATGGGCCGCGGCGCATATGAACCGGGCCTTGCCGACGGTGTCGCCAGTCCGTACCCACATCTGAAGCAATACGTGGTCTCCACCACGCTCGGCAAAAACGACTACCCCGCAGTGGAACTCGTCGACAGCGATCCGGTGGAACTGGTGCGTCGGCTCAAAAAGGAAGATGGCAAAGACATTTGGTTGTGCGGCGGCGGCAATCTGGCCGGTCAGCTCATCGACGAGATCGATGAGCTGATCTTCAAGAGCTACCCGGTGCTCGCCGGCGCCGGAATCCCGGCCCTCACCGGCAACTTCCGGCCGAACCGATTCCGGCCCACGCAACGCCGCGAATTCGACAACGGCG